Proteins from one Nicotiana tabacum cultivar K326 chromosome 23, ASM71507v2, whole genome shotgun sequence genomic window:
- the LOC142177080 gene encoding uncharacterized protein LOC142177080, producing the protein MLPTIEVEHLIRTISDHAPLLMSCRVQTTKFVKPFRFLNFWTKHAIFMDVVRQNWEADFIRDPYLMFKQNIKRVKETLSKWSRETFGGIFKQLAILEDIVRVEEMLFEEEPTTDNRIVLQKAQSELKKYLSIEEQYWKQKAGMTWFAEGDRNTSFFHNHVNGKRKKLLLKRIKSGSGVWIEDQEQLATAAVDFYQKQFTNEGDASEFSLLNNVPSMVTMDQNLELSRLPTIEEVRAAVFELRGESASGPD; encoded by the coding sequence ATGTTGCCAACTATTGAAGTTGAGCATCTAATCAGAACTATATCAGATCATGCACCATTGCTAATGTCATGTAGGGTGCAGACAACCAAATTTGTCAAGCCTTTCAGGTTCTTGAACTTTTGGACAAAGCATGCTATATTTATGGATGTGGTGAGGCAGAATTGGGAAGCTGATTTCATAAGGGATCCGTATTTGATGTTCAAGCAGAATATCAAGAGGGTGAAGGAAACACTTTCAAAATGGAGTAGGGAAACATTTGGTGGTATCTTCAAGCAATTGGCTATTTTGGAGGACATTGTTAGGGTGGAGGAGATGTTGTTTGAAGAAGAGCCTACAACTGATAATAGGATTGTGCTTCAAAAGGCTCAATCTGAATTGAAGAAATACTTGAGTATTGAGGAGCAGTATTGGAAGCAAAAAGCTGGGATGACTTGGTTTGCTGAAGGAGATAGGAATACAAGTTTCTTTCACAATCATGTCAatggaaagagaaagaaattgcTACTGAAGAGGATCAAAAGTGGCAGTGGGGTATGGATTGAAGACCAGGAGCAATTGGCTACAGCTGCAGTGGACTTCTATCAAAAACAGTTCACAAATGAAGGTGATGCTTCTGAATTTTCCTTGCTCAATAATGTACCTTCAATGGTCACTATGGATCAAAATTTGGAACTTAGCAGATTGCCAACAATTGAAGAAGTAAGGGCAGCAGTTTTTGAGCTTAGGGGGGAGAGTGCTAGTGGTCCTGATTGA
- the LOC142177081 gene encoding uncharacterized protein LOC142177081 codes for MNREHNLCVVALMEPFQKKGLIDRYKRRLNMETTYANINGQIWLFFDAVVEWELVEDTEQHVTVRVFHHDLGQHMMMTFVYAKCSAMERLELWDHLYYLASDMELPWLVGGDFNVVLHEDEKIGGLPVHPPEYEDFAFCVNSCGLFEQGYKGSPFTWWNGRSNAECIFKILDRIFVNLPF; via the coding sequence ATGAATAGGGAGCATAATTTGTGTGTAGTTGCATTGATGGAGCCTTTTCAAAAGAAGGGACTCATTGATAGATATAAAAGGAGGTTGAATATGGAGACTACTTATGCAAATATTAATGGGCAAATATGGCTGTTCTTTGATGCAGTGGTGGAATGGGAATTAGTGGAGGATACTGAGCAACATGTGACTGTGAGAGTGTTTCACCATGACCTGGGGCAGCACATGATGATgacatttgtttatgcaaaatgttcaGCAATGGAGAGGTTGGAATTGTGGGATCACTTGTATTACTTAGCAAGTGATATGGAATTACCATGGTtggtaggaggggatttcaatgtggTATTGCATGAAGATGAGAAAATAGGGGGACTTCCAGTACACCCTCCTGAATATGAGGATTTTGCATTTTGTGTAAACTCTTGTGGTTTGTTTGAGCAAGGGTACAAAGGAAGTccatttacatggtggaatgggagatcCAATGCTGAGTGTATATTCAAGATATTGGAtaggatttttgtgaatttgccaTTTTAG